From a region of the Leptospira venezuelensis genome:
- a CDS encoding TIGR00266 family protein, with the protein MNIEVLYKPSYSVAKVNLSSGESIKAEAGALMSMSSHIQMQTSKAQQGGLFKSLKAAFLGGESFWMNTFSASQPGEVLLAPTLPGDIEKLDLNGTIFIQSSSFLAAKPEIDLDTKFQGLKGFFSGESLFFLKLSGSGPVLISSYGGIEVLDVEGEFIVDTGHIVAFEEGLQYEITKFGGWKSFFLGGEGLVAKFKGRGRLWLQSRNVPTLGAWFRSELPPRKE; encoded by the coding sequence TATTCCGTAGCGAAAGTTAATTTAAGTTCCGGAGAATCTATCAAGGCGGAAGCGGGAGCTCTTATGAGTATGAGCTCTCATATCCAAATGCAAACTAGTAAGGCACAACAAGGAGGATTATTCAAATCCCTGAAAGCTGCTTTTTTAGGAGGAGAATCTTTCTGGATGAATACATTCTCCGCGTCACAACCTGGAGAAGTATTACTTGCTCCGACACTTCCTGGTGATATCGAAAAACTGGACTTAAATGGAACTATCTTCATTCAATCCAGTTCCTTTCTCGCTGCAAAACCTGAAATCGATCTAGATACAAAGTTCCAAGGACTAAAAGGTTTTTTTAGCGGGGAGTCTTTATTCTTCTTAAAACTTTCTGGATCCGGTCCTGTTCTTATCTCAAGCTATGGCGGGATAGAAGTGTTGGATGTGGAAGGTGAATTTATAGTAGATACAGGCCATATAGTCGCATTCGAAGAAGGTCTACAATACGAGATCACTAAGTTTGGAGGTTGGAAATCATTCTTCTTGGGTGGGGAAGGTTTAGTCGCCAAATTTAAAGGGAGAGGAAGGCTTTGGCTCCAATCCAGAAATGTGCCTACATTAGGCGCTTGGTTCAGATC